Proteins encoded in a region of the Antedon mediterranea chromosome 2, ecAntMedi1.1, whole genome shotgun sequence genome:
- the LOC140039763 gene encoding uncharacterized protein yields MAELTGIPIPTIDWKAQNLPEALKKFKLIFEGPLTDKPDKTKLLLLLLWEGETGRDIKNSWNLADGDETVDKHWEKSEAYVTPKSNFRVARFQLRALKQKEGEAIDSFITKAKIILADCDYTNKEEQLLDCIIAGVHNETTRRKLIAKAKNMTVEQALTMIRAHECTTRQMNDIQEA; encoded by the coding sequence ATGGCGGAATTAACAGGAATTCCAATACCTACGATAGATTGGAAGGCACAGAATTTGCCGGAAGCACTAAAGAAGTTCAAGCTGATCTTCGAGGGCCCACTGACTGACAAGCCAGACAAAACCAAACTACTACTCCTCCTACTTTGGGAAGGCGAAACGGGACGTGACATTAAAAATTCTTGGAACCTGGCAGATGGGGACGAAACTGTGGATAAGCATTGGGAGAAATCCGAAGCATATGTCACCCCAAAATCAAACTTCCGGGTAGCACGATTTCAACTCAGAGCGTTGAAACAGAAGGAAGGAGAAGCTATTGACAGTTTCATCACAAAAGCCAAAATCATACTGGCAGACTGCGATTATACAAACAAGGAGGAACAGCTGCTAGACTGTATCATAGCCGGGGTTCACAATGAAACCACCAGAAGGAAACTCATCGCAAAGGCCAAGAACATGACGGTAGAACAAGCCCTGACCATGATCCGAGCACATGAATGTACAACCCGTCAAATGAACGACATTCAAGAAGCCTAG
- the LOC140040704 gene encoding uncharacterized protein: MPGQENFTKRKLGGYTRERVEIAVRRIRNGEISVRSAAKLYQIPKPDPYLTVAEENKVVEWLKSMARIGYGRTHHELKLTVKEIVESDGRETPFKDNMPGRQWQRNFMKRHPDLAVRLPESLGVERAAVSKEKIAGWFEECQRFIAKEKLEEAFADPTRLYNVDETGFPLGVKNERVLAAKGAKDVFQQTSSTRHQITVVGGCNAAGSFIPPLIIFPGVRFGYNPLEGAPEHSSFAKSKTGWVNSEIFFEYISNHFLPYVKSLNVSFPIVLFVDGHASHINIETAELCVREKIVLYCLPSHSSHLIQPLDVAVYKTVKASWGKAVRGWMIDHPGQYVTKQSFASVFGLAWEEGAKKEHAVSGFRKSGLYPFNPDAIDQAKLAPSSVFHRTEPLSTAGPSTPITSKPNQPLSAPTTPSTRHSPARPTSSKTASLSSSSASKVAALRTFEAAMGEATVSQFQRRQMEGYDIPDHMYETWLTLRSGPSKTRTPLHPHQWADTLIIKHTCRWRWKNILYTRNGPCHRRKRRASLM; this comes from the coding sequence ATGCCTGGACAAGAGAACTTCACAAAGAGAAAACTCGGTGGTTACACCAGGGAAAGAGTTGAAATTGCAGTAAGGCGCATCAGAAATGGTGAAATATCAGTGAGATCGGCCGCCAAACTTTACCAAATTCCAAAACCAGACCCATATCTAACTGTGGCAGAGGAAAATAAAGTCGTTGAATGGTTAAAGAGCATGGCCCGGATAGGGTATGGCCGCACTCACCATGAGCTAAAGCTCACGGTGAAAGAAATCGTAGAGAGTGACGGCCGGGAGACTCCTTTCAAAGACAACATGCCGGGACGGCAATGGCAGCGCAACTTTATGAAACGCCACCCCGACCTGGCTGTGAGACTCCCAGAGTCCCTAGGAGTGGAGAGGGCTGCGGTCTCAAAAGAAAAGATAGCGGGGTGGTTTGAAGAATGCCAACGCTTCATAGCGAAGGAAAAGTTAGAAGAAGCGTTTGCGGATCCGACCCGGTTGTATAATGTTGATGAAACGGGCTTCCCTCTGGGTGTCAAGAACGAACGAGTGCTTGCGGCCAAGGGTGCAAAGGATGTCTTTCAGCAGACATCCTCAACACGTCACCAAATAACCGTAGTAGGTGGTTGCAACGCTGCTGGGTCCTTTATCCCACCCCTAATTATATTTCCGGGGGTGAGATTCGGATACAATCCGCTAGAGGGTGCTCCCGAGCACTCCTCCTTTGCCAAATCAAAAACTGGGTGGGTAAATTCCGAAATTTTTTTTGAGTATATCTCTAATCATTTTTTGCCTTACGTTAAGTCTTTAAATGTTTCATTtccaattgttttatttgttgatgGCCATGCGTCTCACATCAACATCGAGACTGCAGAGTTGTGTGTAAGGGAGAAGATAGTTTTATACTGTCTTCCTTCACATTCTAGCCACCTTATTCAACCTTTGGATGTGGCCGTTTACAAGACCGTTAAGGCTTCTTGGGGTAAGGCCGTCCGTGGATGGATGATTGACCATCCCGGACAATATGTAACCAAGCAATCTTTTGCTTCAGTTTTTGGTTTGGCTTGGGAGGAAGGTGCCAAGAAGGAGCACGCAGTTTCTGGTTTCCGGAAAAGTGGGCTGTATCCCTTTAACCCAGATGCCATCGATCAAGCGAAGCTTGCACCTTCTTCTGTTTTTCATAGGACAGAACCATTATCAACAGCCGGGCCATCAACGCCAATTACATCAAAACCAAATCAACCACTATCAGCACCCACAACACCGTCAACACGACATTCACCAGCAAGACCGACATCATCAAAGACAGCATCGCTATCGTCGTCCTCTGCATCCAAGGTCGCCGCACTTCGTACTTTCGAAGCAGCCATGGGGGAAGCAACGGTCTCCCAATTCCAACGCCGGCAGATGGAGGGGTATGATATCCCTGACCACATGTACGAAACGTGGTTAACTCTGAGGTCGGGGCCCAGTAAGACCAGGACCCCCCTCCATCCTCATCAATGGGCAGACACCCTGATCATCAAACATACGTGTCGCTGGCGTTGGAAGAACATCTTGTATACCCGAAACGGGCCATGCCACAGGAGAAAAAGAAGAGCCTCCCTCATGTAA